In one window of Nesterenkonia sandarakina DNA:
- the aceB gene encoding malate synthase A — protein sequence MSITIHAPYEVPGTEEILTDEALAFLQELHTRFADTRNELLEDRRAAQAQAASTGTVDFPAETAQVRDSDWTVAEHPAALQDRRVEITGPAAPAKMAINALNSGAKVWLACLEDALAPNWFNVIDAQRNLAGAASGTLEFTSAEGKQYRLRDDVQAPTVVVRPRGWHLPEKHLKLDGTPMIGALVDFGLHFFHNAKTLTAQGRGPFYYLPKLEHYREARLWDEVFSFAEEKLGIPHGTVRATVLIETLPAAFHMEEILYELRDHASGLNAGRWDYLFSLIKYFRAAGEKFVLPDRAQVSMTQPFMRAYTELLVQTCHKRGAFAMGGMAAFIPNRREPEVTAKAIEKVRDDKSREAADGFDGSWVAHPDLVELCSEEFTAVLQEQPNQLHRQREDVSVSAADLLDVAAAEGDVTEAGVRMNLYVAVYYTAIWLSGNGAVAIHNLMEDAATAEISRSQVWQQINNGTVTADTGVPVTNQLVSGLLDEEVERLRSEIGDAEMFSKYFEPAAEIVRSLVLDEDYIDFLTLPAYELMP from the coding sequence ATGAGCATCACCATCCACGCCCCCTATGAGGTTCCCGGCACCGAGGAGATCCTCACCGATGAGGCCCTGGCATTCCTGCAGGAGCTGCACACCAGGTTCGCGGACACCCGCAACGAGCTGCTCGAGGACCGGCGCGCCGCGCAGGCGCAGGCGGCGAGCACCGGGACCGTGGACTTCCCCGCCGAGACCGCGCAGGTGCGAGACTCGGACTGGACGGTCGCCGAGCACCCCGCCGCGCTGCAGGATCGCCGCGTGGAGATCACCGGCCCGGCCGCTCCGGCGAAGATGGCGATCAACGCGCTGAACTCCGGCGCGAAGGTCTGGCTGGCCTGCTTGGAAGATGCGCTGGCCCCGAACTGGTTCAACGTGATCGACGCCCAGCGCAATCTTGCCGGTGCCGCCTCCGGGACCTTGGAGTTCACCTCTGCTGAGGGCAAGCAGTATCGGCTCCGCGACGACGTCCAGGCGCCCACCGTCGTGGTGCGCCCGCGCGGCTGGCACCTGCCGGAGAAGCACCTGAAGCTGGACGGAACTCCGATGATCGGTGCGCTGGTCGACTTCGGGCTGCACTTCTTCCACAACGCGAAGACGCTCACCGCACAGGGCCGGGGCCCCTTCTACTATCTTCCGAAGCTTGAGCACTATAGGGAGGCGCGGCTCTGGGATGAGGTCTTCAGCTTCGCGGAGGAGAAGCTCGGGATCCCCCATGGCACGGTCCGCGCCACCGTCCTGATCGAGACGCTGCCCGCGGCGTTCCACATGGAGGAGATCCTCTATGAGCTGCGCGATCACGCCTCCGGGCTCAACGCCGGACGCTGGGACTACCTGTTCTCCTTGATCAAGTACTTCCGCGCCGCGGGCGAGAAGTTCGTCCTGCCCGACCGGGCGCAGGTCTCCATGACCCAGCCCTTCATGCGGGCCTACACCGAATTGCTGGTGCAGACCTGTCACAAGCGCGGAGCATTCGCCATGGGCGGGATGGCGGCGTTCATCCCGAACCGGCGCGAACCCGAGGTCACGGCCAAGGCCATCGAGAAGGTCCGGGATGACAAGTCCCGCGAAGCCGCCGACGGGTTCGACGGCTCCTGGGTGGCTCATCCGGATCTGGTCGAGCTCTGCAGCGAGGAGTTCACCGCCGTGCTGCAGGAGCAGCCGAACCAGCTGCACCGGCAGCGCGAAGACGTGTCGGTCTCCGCGGCAGACCTGCTCGACGTCGCCGCGGCGGAGGGTGACGTCACCGAGGCCGGCGTGCGGATGAACCTGTACGTGGCCGTCTACTACACCGCCATCTGGCTCTCCGGCAACGGCGCCGTGGCGATCCATAACCTGATGGAAGACGCTGCCACCGCGGAGATCTCACGCTCCCAGGTCTGGCAGCAGATCAACAATGGGACCGTCACCGCCGACACCGGCGTGCCTGTGACCAATCAGCTGGTCTCGGGGCTGCTCGACGAGGAGGTCGAACGCCTGCGCTCGGAGATCGGGGACGCCGAGATGTTCTCGAAGTACTTCGAGCCGGCCGCCGAGATCGTGCGCTCCCTGGTCCTGGATGAGGACTACATCGATTTCCTCACCCTGCCGGCCTACGAGCTCATGCCCTGA
- a CDS encoding DsbA family protein gives MARSTESPRSGNAREQARKIQQEQERKQKLGSVLLRVGVVVVALAVVVGLTLFVLNRDDSGAAPSEGPAPAAANEQGGFVLSSSTELAEGDDLGQIDASEVADPESELPPGVAERETGEAPHIIIYTDAYCIHCANFEAEHSAQMQEWLDEGLVTAEYRSVSYLSSSTNYSARAANAFACMAEESPENYSEYLGQVTANRVNNDEMSNDQLTQLASETFNADIGECIEDGTYRAFASYTTRHAQAAGIEGTPSVYVDEVSWADSERPFRELVEEHIEEYQSES, from the coding sequence ATGGCTCGCAGCACAGAATCCCCGCGCAGCGGCAACGCGCGTGAACAGGCCCGCAAGATCCAGCAGGAGCAGGAGCGCAAGCAGAAGCTCGGCTCCGTGCTGCTGCGAGTGGGCGTGGTGGTGGTGGCGCTCGCCGTCGTCGTGGGCCTGACCCTCTTCGTGCTCAACCGTGACGACTCCGGTGCCGCGCCCAGCGAGGGTCCGGCGCCGGCAGCGGCCAACGAGCAGGGCGGCTTCGTGCTGAGCTCCTCCACCGAGCTGGCCGAGGGTGATGACCTGGGCCAGATCGACGCCTCCGAGGTCGCAGACCCCGAGTCCGAGCTGCCGCCCGGGGTGGCCGAGCGCGAGACCGGAGAGGCTCCGCACATCATCATCTACACCGACGCCTACTGCATCCACTGCGCGAACTTCGAGGCTGAGCACTCCGCGCAGATGCAGGAATGGCTCGACGAGGGTCTGGTGACCGCGGAGTACCGGTCGGTGTCCTACCTCTCCTCCTCCACGAACTACTCCGCACGTGCGGCCAACGCCTTCGCCTGCATGGCCGAGGAGTCCCCGGAGAACTACAGCGAGTACCTCGGGCAGGTCACCGCGAACCGGGTGAACAACGACGAGATGTCCAACGATCAGCTCACCCAGCTCGCCAGCGAGACCTTCAACGCGGACATCGGCGAGTGCATCGAGGACGGCACCTACCGGGCGTTCGCGAGCTACACCACCCGCCACGCGCAGGCCGCGGGCATCGAGGGCACCCCGAGCGTCTACGTGGACGAGGTCTCCTGGGCCGACTCCGAGCGCCCCTTCCGGGAACTCGTCGAAGAGCACATCGAGGAATACCAGTCGGAGAGCTGA
- a CDS encoding trehalose-6-phosphate synthase: MTTASLSPGGVCSYPRKVSHVPESNENGNGYDFVVVANRLAVNHVTNEDGTTGWERSPGGLVTALAPLMESSEGAWVGWHGAADDVLEPFDHGDMHLVPVPLSSEDIEDYYEGFSNGTLWPLYHDVIARPDFHRHWFEAYRRVNQRFAEHTAQVAAPKATVWVQDYQLQLVPAMLRDLRPDLTIGFFNHIPFPPPGLFAQLPWRHSVLRGLLGADLIGFQRASDASNFRRAVHNRMGYYVEDEMIHVPLQTNAPDHGSPLAGFNADADRGTAVRVNSAPPAGVARLVEAKEFPISIDTATITALAKREDIIARSQEIREELGNPETVLLGVDRLDYTKGIRHRMKAYEELLQNGSLTVGQVCMVQVASPSREGVESYRLLKEEIEQTVGRISGEFDTLSHPAIRYLHHSYPIEEMVALYMAADVMLVTALRDGMNLVAKEYVAARRGDDGVLVLSEFTGAADQLRQALLINPHDVDELKAAILRATTMDSEDASARMENLRRQVVHHDVRRWATDFLDRLGELTGVVSVKG, from the coding sequence ATGACGACGGCATCGCTGTCGCCAGGGGGTGTCTGCAGCTATCCACGGAAGGTGTCTCACGTGCCAGAGAGCAACGAGAACGGCAACGGCTATGACTTCGTGGTGGTGGCCAACCGTCTGGCCGTCAACCACGTCACGAACGAGGATGGAACCACCGGCTGGGAGCGTTCCCCCGGCGGTCTGGTCACCGCGCTGGCGCCTCTGATGGAAAGCTCCGAGGGCGCCTGGGTCGGCTGGCACGGCGCCGCCGACGACGTGCTCGAGCCCTTCGACCACGGCGACATGCACCTGGTCCCGGTCCCGCTGAGCAGCGAGGACATCGAGGACTATTACGAGGGATTCTCCAACGGCACGCTGTGGCCGCTCTATCACGATGTCATCGCCCGGCCAGATTTTCACCGCCACTGGTTCGAGGCCTACCGCCGGGTGAACCAGCGCTTCGCTGAGCACACCGCGCAGGTCGCCGCGCCCAAGGCCACCGTCTGGGTCCAGGACTACCAGCTGCAGCTGGTGCCCGCGATGCTGCGAGATCTGCGTCCGGACCTGACCATCGGCTTCTTCAACCACATCCCGTTCCCTCCCCCGGGCCTCTTCGCGCAGCTGCCCTGGCGGCACTCGGTGCTGCGCGGGCTGCTCGGAGCGGACCTGATCGGCTTCCAGCGTGCCTCTGACGCCTCGAACTTCCGCCGTGCGGTGCACAACCGGATGGGCTATTACGTGGAGGACGAGATGATCCACGTGCCGCTGCAGACCAACGCCCCGGATCACGGCTCCCCGCTGGCCGGCTTCAACGCCGACGCCGACCGCGGCACCGCGGTCCGGGTCAACAGCGCGCCCCCGGCCGGCGTCGCGCGCCTGGTGGAGGCCAAGGAGTTCCCGATCTCCATCGATACCGCCACCATCACGGCGCTGGCCAAGCGGGAGGACATCATCGCCCGCTCCCAGGAGATCCGTGAGGAGCTGGGCAACCCGGAGACCGTGCTGCTCGGGGTGGACCGGTTGGACTACACCAAGGGCATCCGGCACCGGATGAAGGCCTATGAGGAGCTGCTGCAGAACGGCTCGCTGACCGTGGGCCAGGTCTGCATGGTCCAGGTGGCGAGTCCTTCCCGGGAAGGCGTGGAGAGCTACCGGCTGCTCAAGGAAGAGATCGAGCAGACGGTGGGCCGGATCAGCGGCGAGTTCGACACGCTCTCCCACCCGGCCATCCGGTACTTGCACCACTCCTACCCGATCGAGGAGATGGTGGCGCTCTACATGGCGGCCGATGTCATGCTGGTCACTGCGCTGCGTGACGGGATGAACCTGGTCGCCAAGGAGTACGTGGCGGCCCGGCGCGGGGACGACGGCGTCCTGGTGCTCTCCGAGTTCACCGGCGCCGCCGATCAGCTGCGCCAGGCGCTGCTGATCAACCCGCATGACGTCGACGAGCTCAAGGCCGCGATCCTGCGCGCGACCACCATGGACAGTGAGGACGCCAGCGCTCGGATGGAGAACCTGCGCCGACAGGTGGTCCATCACGATGTCCGCCGCTGGGCCACCGACTTCCTGGACCGCTTGGGCGAGCTGACCGGCGTCGTGAGCGTGAAGGGATGA
- a CDS encoding TetR/AcrR family transcriptional regulator, translating to MALSLELITATARSLLSQYGLQDVSMRRLARELDVAPGALYYHVPSKQELLRTVAQEILDPLLDEPGDALALMLRFRLLVLPLRDAGDLLLLAYALDTTLPPAQLLPQRLRDAGWAPAEAEQTTAVVMRFALGAVATEQNQALLQPAQPATGRGPGAPQAMAAERIYRHGLQRLLAPPR from the coding sequence TTGGCACTCTCCCTGGAGCTGATCACCGCCACGGCGCGATCGCTGCTGAGCCAATACGGTCTCCAGGACGTCTCCATGCGTCGACTGGCCAGGGAGCTCGACGTCGCCCCCGGTGCGCTCTACTACCACGTGCCCAGCAAACAGGAGCTGCTGCGCACGGTGGCCCAGGAGATCCTGGACCCTCTCCTGGATGAGCCCGGGGACGCACTGGCGCTCATGCTTCGGTTCCGCCTGCTTGTGCTTCCGCTGCGCGATGCTGGCGATCTGCTGCTGCTGGCCTACGCGCTCGACACCACGCTGCCACCGGCGCAGCTGCTGCCGCAGCGGCTCAGGGATGCCGGGTGGGCGCCGGCTGAGGCGGAGCAGACGACCGCAGTGGTGATGCGCTTCGCCCTGGGGGCCGTGGCCACCGAGCAGAATCAGGCGCTGCTGCAGCCGGCCCAGCCCGCTACCGGGCGGGGCCCCGGCGCGCCGCAGGCCATGGCCGCAGAAAGAATCTACCGCCATGGCCTGCAACGTCTGCTGGCACCCCCGCGCTGA
- a CDS encoding DUF4032 domain-containing protein, producing MTTLPGLGLTASGTIPQELLDLPWQLPLEDWPEEVIAALPRGISRHIVRFAYLGGSVIAVKETSERAARHEYRMLRQLGKLGAPCVKPVAEVTGRTTPEGEELSPALVTRHLRFSLPYRAVFNQMMRKETLLRLIHAQALLMVELHLIGFYWGDVSLSNTLFRRDAGAFAAYLVDAETGEIHPKLSTGQREYDLDVAQVNIAGELMDLMEGGMVDEEVDPIATSHQFIDAYRGLWQELTGDTAFNPDQRWLIEERIRRLNELGFDVEEYDIRTVREDSKLLLRPKVVDPGHHQRRLMNLTGLDVQENQARRLLGAIDAYRAESDPHGDEAVAAHMWTQQVFQPLIAQIPKELRNKLEPAEIMHQLIDHRWRLSEREHRDISLEQALPSFIDEELKGLRDEATLMIDPPGEVIDQMNRLNRGEG from the coding sequence ATGACCACCCTGCCCGGACTCGGCCTCACCGCCTCAGGCACCATTCCCCAGGAGCTGCTGGATCTGCCCTGGCAGCTTCCGCTGGAGGACTGGCCCGAAGAGGTCATCGCCGCACTTCCGCGCGGCATCTCTCGGCACATCGTGCGCTTCGCCTATCTGGGCGGCTCGGTGATCGCGGTCAAGGAGACCTCGGAGCGTGCCGCGCGGCATGAGTACCGGATGCTGCGCCAGCTGGGCAAGCTGGGCGCGCCCTGCGTGAAGCCGGTGGCCGAGGTCACCGGGCGCACCACCCCGGAGGGTGAGGAGCTCTCCCCCGCCCTGGTCACCCGGCATCTGCGCTTCTCCCTGCCCTATCGCGCGGTGTTCAATCAGATGATGCGCAAGGAGACGCTGCTGCGGCTGATCCACGCCCAGGCGCTGCTGATGGTGGAGCTGCACCTGATCGGCTTCTACTGGGGCGACGTCTCGCTGTCCAATACGCTCTTCCGGCGCGACGCCGGCGCCTTCGCCGCCTACCTCGTGGACGCCGAGACCGGCGAGATCCATCCGAAGCTCTCCACCGGTCAGCGGGAGTATGACCTCGACGTCGCCCAGGTCAACATCGCCGGGGAGCTGATGGACCTGATGGAGGGCGGCATGGTGGACGAGGAGGTGGACCCGATCGCGACCTCGCACCAGTTCATCGACGCCTACCGCGGTCTCTGGCAGGAGCTCACCGGTGACACTGCGTTCAACCCGGACCAGCGGTGGCTGATCGAGGAACGGATCCGGCGGCTCAACGAGCTCGGCTTCGACGTGGAGGAATATGACATCCGCACCGTGCGGGAGGACTCCAAGCTGCTGCTGCGCCCCAAGGTGGTCGACCCGGGTCACCACCAGCGACGCCTGATGAATCTCACCGGACTCGACGTGCAGGAGAACCAGGCGCGGCGGCTGCTCGGTGCGATCGACGCCTACCGGGCCGAGTCCGACCCGCACGGCGACGAGGCGGTCGCCGCCCATATGTGGACCCAGCAGGTCTTCCAGCCGCTGATCGCGCAGATCCCCAAGGAGCTGCGCAATAAGCTGGAACCTGCGGAGATCATGCACCAGCTCATCGACCACCGCTGGCGGCTCTCCGAGCGGGAGCACCGGGACATCAGTCTGGAACAGGCGCTGCCCTCCTTCATCGACGAGGAGCTCAAGGGCCTGCGCGACGAGGCAACCCTGATGATCGATCCTCCCGGGGAAGTGATCGATCAGATGAACCGGCTCAACCGCGGCGAGGGCTGA
- the otsB gene encoding trehalose-phosphatase has product MNMEASVDTDRTLRGAVERFADHPRILIALDFDGCVAELVSNAADARPVPANAEAIAALAELDGVDVAYVSGRSLESLRELAQPPAGVLLIGSHGAEKDLGEDAPGLELSTNETLARGQIISTLEEVAADAEGAWVEHKPAGAALHVRNVDGDQLGEQVLEHGRAALSLVDGAYLKNGKKVLESVVVLATKGEGITELRQHTGADAVLFAGDDVTDEHGFAVLEGEDLGIKVGEGETAAGHRIAEPKDLAGVLRLIVQRRSTDSEARPTR; this is encoded by the coding sequence ATGAACATGGAGGCCTCCGTGGACACGGACCGTACGCTGCGCGGCGCTGTAGAGCGCTTCGCCGATCACCCGCGGATCCTGATCGCCCTGGACTTCGACGGCTGTGTGGCCGAGCTGGTCTCCAACGCCGCCGATGCCCGCCCGGTCCCGGCGAACGCCGAGGCCATCGCGGCCCTGGCAGAGCTGGACGGGGTGGACGTGGCCTATGTCTCCGGGCGCTCCCTGGAGTCCCTGCGTGAGCTTGCGCAGCCACCCGCGGGGGTGCTGCTGATCGGCTCGCACGGCGCGGAGAAGGATCTCGGCGAGGACGCGCCCGGCCTGGAGCTGAGCACCAACGAGACGCTGGCCCGTGGACAGATCATCTCCACCCTCGAAGAGGTCGCCGCGGATGCCGAAGGCGCCTGGGTGGAGCACAAGCCGGCCGGGGCGGCGCTGCACGTGCGCAACGTCGACGGGGATCAGCTCGGCGAGCAAGTGCTCGAACACGGACGGGCCGCGCTGTCCCTGGTCGACGGCGCGTACCTGAAGAACGGCAAGAAGGTCCTGGAATCCGTGGTCGTGCTGGCGACCAAGGGCGAGGGGATCACCGAGCTGCGCCAGCACACCGGCGCGGACGCGGTGCTCTTCGCCGGGGACGATGTCACCGATGAACATGGCTTCGCGGTCCTCGAGGGAGAGGACCTCGGCATCAAGGTCGGCGAGGGTGAGACCGCCGCCGGTCACCGGATCGCCGAGCCGAAGGACCTCGCCGGCGTGCTGCGCCTGATCGTGCAGCGGCGCAGCACCGACTCGGAAGCCCGACCGACCCGCTAA
- a CDS encoding maltokinase N-terminal cap-like domain-containing protein has product MRSFRGEEQPGFLDLVGTWLSQQSWFTAAPGRRVITRVGGLRLPAPEGEPDQRVRLELHVFLVEHAAGQERLAVPMALRSRPSALAGKAAFIGRLRGVDGDLWVYDGAHDRAFLAAIHEMVRRGQGSRNGRSRGQAFEDFADWPAFSATLQRTVLEAPTAAMTRTAITLEAGTGQDQRTIIDFPRRPEQRSGALDTVVRMGRTGSRTVSRVLGVVTGTWPEADSEAAEQPWVSCDLGLIREASLGAPAASAQVDAALLEASDFQSEAEQIGRTLGNFHADLAGTFGAYPQTDQQRRTTIDQAVAALEHSWSQVHTTLEESEADVLGATVDRLITQLRETDQAMSLQKIHGALNLERIRATGPEGPWIIDEQGGMSDHALPLRDVVAVLISIAELTMQRMTTESTPASTTASAQTPRSAQADASELDGELWCEQVTTALLEGYRHSDAAEAGLDSTLFHAAVLTEALELVQRSEGRWIFGRSLALHPE; this is encoded by the coding sequence ATGCGCAGCTTCCGAGGCGAGGAGCAGCCAGGGTTCCTGGATCTGGTGGGGACCTGGCTGTCCCAGCAGTCCTGGTTCACGGCTGCACCAGGTCGCCGCGTGATCACCCGCGTCGGTGGTCTGCGGCTTCCCGCCCCGGAGGGTGAGCCCGACCAGAGGGTGCGCCTGGAGCTGCATGTCTTTCTGGTGGAGCACGCCGCCGGCCAGGAGCGGCTCGCGGTGCCGATGGCGCTGCGCAGCAGGCCCTCCGCGCTGGCCGGCAAGGCCGCCTTCATCGGTCGCCTTCGCGGAGTCGATGGAGACCTCTGGGTCTACGACGGCGCACACGATCGTGCCTTCCTGGCAGCCATCCACGAGATGGTCCGCCGCGGACAGGGCAGCCGCAATGGGCGCTCCCGCGGCCAGGCCTTCGAGGACTTCGCCGACTGGCCCGCCTTCAGCGCCACCTTGCAGCGCACGGTGCTCGAGGCGCCCACCGCAGCGATGACTCGCACCGCGATCACCCTCGAGGCCGGCACCGGGCAGGACCAGCGCACCATCATCGACTTCCCCCGCAGACCAGAGCAGCGCTCCGGTGCCCTGGACACGGTGGTGCGGATGGGACGCACGGGCAGCCGCACGGTCTCCCGCGTTCTGGGAGTGGTCACCGGAACCTGGCCCGAGGCGGACTCCGAAGCGGCGGAACAGCCGTGGGTCTCCTGTGACCTCGGGCTCATCCGTGAAGCCTCTCTCGGTGCCCCGGCTGCCTCGGCCCAGGTGGATGCCGCGCTGCTCGAAGCATCGGACTTCCAGAGCGAAGCTGAACAGATCGGGCGCACCCTCGGGAACTTCCACGCTGATCTGGCCGGGACCTTCGGGGCCTATCCGCAGACGGATCAGCAGCGCAGGACCACGATCGACCAGGCCGTGGCAGCGCTGGAGCACAGCTGGTCCCAGGTGCACACGACCCTCGAGGAATCCGAAGCCGATGTGCTGGGTGCGACGGTAGACCGGCTGATCACCCAGCTCCGCGAGACCGACCAGGCGATGAGCCTGCAGAAGATCCACGGCGCACTGAACCTGGAGCGCATCCGGGCCACCGGCCCCGAAGGTCCCTGGATCATCGACGAGCAGGGCGGCATGTCGGACCACGCTCTGCCGCTTCGCGACGTGGTCGCCGTGCTGATCTCCATCGCGGAGCTCACGATGCAGAGGATGACCACGGAATCAACACCGGCATCGACGACGGCATCGGCACAGACACCGAGATCTGCGCAGGCCGATGCGTCGGAGCTGGACGGCGAACTCTGGTGCGAGCAGGTGACCACCGCTCTGCTGGAGGGATACCGACACAGCGACGCTGCCGAGGCGGGTCTGGACTCGACCCTGTTCCACGCCGCGGTGCTCACCGAGGCGCTGGAGCTGGTGCAGCGCAGCGAGGGGCGATGGATATTCGGCCGTTCCCTGGCGTTGCACCCCGAGTGA
- the rlmB gene encoding 23S rRNA (guanosine(2251)-2'-O)-methyltransferase RlmB, with product MARDSRPKSAAIRREKKGPQTGSGGQGRRALRGKGPTPKAEDRVYHKAHRQKMLAERAATKSSSNAPRQRGSGFGAEDMVAGRNSVLEALRERVPAKELHVATDVESDGRVREALQFAAEAGVRVREVTRRHLDNATGGAVHQGLALLLEPYDYLDALDLAEDELERAAKGHIAHQPLFLACDSITDPRNLGAMLRAASAFGAHGVLIPERRSAGVTATTWKTSAGAAARIPVARAKNLTQTLKEAKQLGYFVLGLDGGGDISLQDIELAQEPVIIVVGSEGKGLSRLVRETCDQIVSIPITSATESLNASMAVGISLYEIAMRRQGAQR from the coding sequence ATGGCAAGAGATTCACGGCCCAAGTCGGCCGCGATCCGACGAGAGAAGAAGGGCCCCCAGACCGGGTCCGGCGGTCAGGGGCGGCGCGCGCTGCGCGGCAAGGGCCCCACGCCGAAGGCCGAGGACCGGGTGTATCACAAGGCGCACCGGCAGAAGATGCTCGCCGAACGGGCGGCCACCAAGTCCAGCAGCAACGCACCGCGCCAGCGCGGCTCCGGGTTCGGCGCCGAGGACATGGTCGCCGGACGCAACTCGGTGCTCGAGGCGCTGCGCGAACGAGTCCCTGCCAAGGAACTCCACGTCGCCACGGACGTCGAGTCCGACGGTCGGGTCCGCGAGGCTCTGCAGTTCGCCGCCGAGGCCGGGGTGCGGGTCCGCGAGGTCACCCGCCGCCACCTGGACAACGCCACCGGGGGAGCGGTCCACCAGGGACTCGCGCTGCTGCTGGAGCCCTATGACTACCTCGACGCGCTGGATCTGGCCGAGGACGAGCTGGAACGCGCGGCCAAGGGACACATCGCCCACCAGCCGCTGTTCCTGGCGTGCGACTCGATCACTGATCCGCGCAACCTGGGCGCGATGCTGCGCGCCGCCTCCGCATTCGGCGCCCACGGGGTGCTGATCCCGGAACGGCGCAGCGCCGGGGTGACCGCCACGACCTGGAAGACCTCTGCGGGAGCCGCGGCACGGATTCCCGTGGCGCGGGCGAAGAACCTCACCCAGACGCTGAAGGAGGCGAAGCAGCTCGGATACTTCGTGCTCGGCCTCGACGGCGGGGGCGATATCTCGCTCCAAGACATCGAACTCGCCCAGGAGCCGGTGATCATCGTGGTCGGCTCCGAAGGCAAGGGACTCTCCCGCCTGGTCCGTGAGACCTGCGACCAGATCGTCTCCATCCCGATCACCTCGGCCACCGAGTCGCTGAACGCCTCCATGGCGGTGGGCATCAGCCTCTACGAGATCGCGATGCGGCGCCAGGGGGCTCAGCGGTAG
- a CDS encoding IclR family transcriptional regulator, with protein MEANVRNADSQRVQVVERAFALLEVLAGLGGSATAGELKAATGLAGPTVHRLLHTLMGVGVVHQLSDRRYALGANLVPLGESATRQLGGPAVPQMQALVAELGESVNLAAMESEMIVYIGQVPSPHSMRMFTEVGRRAHLHSTGVGKALLAGMDPVRVREILGATGMPSLTEKTLTRPQALLDQLPRIAAQGYALDDEEQEMGVRCLAVVVPHGPSPMGLSVSGPTGRMHDGFVRHAVPLMRRTAVEIGRRMSRLSPRRG; from the coding sequence ATGGAAGCCAATGTCCGCAATGCGGACTCACAGCGCGTACAGGTGGTGGAGCGCGCCTTCGCGCTGCTCGAGGTGCTCGCCGGTCTGGGCGGGTCCGCCACGGCCGGGGAGCTCAAGGCCGCCACCGGGCTCGCCGGGCCCACCGTGCACCGGCTGCTGCACACCCTGATGGGTGTGGGGGTGGTGCACCAGCTCAGCGACCGGCGCTATGCGCTCGGTGCGAATCTGGTGCCGCTGGGGGAGTCTGCCACCCGCCAGCTGGGCGGCCCCGCCGTGCCCCAGATGCAGGCCCTGGTGGCCGAGCTGGGCGAGAGCGTGAACCTGGCGGCCATGGAGTCCGAGATGATCGTCTACATCGGGCAGGTCCCCTCGCCGCACTCGATGCGGATGTTCACCGAGGTGGGACGACGAGCACACCTGCACTCCACCGGGGTGGGCAAGGCGCTGCTGGCCGGAATGGACCCGGTGCGGGTGCGGGAGATCCTCGGCGCCACCGGGATGCCCTCGTTGACCGAGAAGACGCTGACCCGGCCGCAGGCGCTGCTGGACCAGCTGCCCCGGATCGCTGCCCAGGGCTATGCCCTCGATGACGAGGAGCAGGAGATGGGGGTGCGCTGCCTCGCCGTCGTGGTGCCGCACGGTCCCTCGCCGATGGGGCTCTCGGTCTCGGGCCCCACCGGCCGGATGCATGACGGGTTCGTCCGACATGCGGTGCCGCTGATGCGCCGCACCGCAGTGGAGATCGGCCGCCGGATGAGCCGGCTCAGCCCTCGCCGCGGTTGA